The genomic window TCTGCTAAAACCACATCACCATCTTCcaataaatctacgaaattcGATTCAATAGTTAATTGGGAATCACCTTTTCTACCGCCAGCAACTTTCGATTTGAAACAGATGAACCCAGATGGTGTGATTCCAATCAGTACTTTTGCTGTAAAACCTTTCTTATAATGAGAGTAACAGTAAATACGGTCGTCAACACTTGACGGAACATCTATCTTGAATTCAGTGCAGTCTATGATAACCTGAGTATTAGAGTACTGAGGTTTAAAACATTCCGGCATAGTCTTCTGTACGGCAGCTCTACTTGGCCAAAACACTAAATTTGCAGTTGACGAActcaaatattgtaaagttgaaaagaatatCTTGGAGATAGTTGACCGATGTAAACCAAAGAAAATTGCTATGGCTGAAAATGTGAGgccagtttttattttcactaaaaaaattgaaagccTCTGTTTTCTTGTTATTGTAGATCTTTCCGATGGGTTTTCAGTtttagataataaaaaattaaagttctGGAAGTTCACTCCAGCAATATCTAATAAATCTTCATCGGTCTTAATAGATGGAAAACCACAGAAACTACGCTGTTTCCTATTTTGAACTATTTTATGTGATGCAGTtgaaaacttgtaaaatatacaatcaCTAGTTTTACCGTTATTTTTGCAGTTAACAGCATAACAAGTGTAATTCCACATACCGTATATTGTTTCTCATACAAAATGCTATCACAACACACGCTGGCTCAACTCACTACTCGCCACCCCGCGCGCTGCGATCGTTTCGCAGCTCCCCTCCAAGCAGCGGCTCACAGCGATCAGTGCTCTTACTGGGGAGAAATTCGTTCCGTTATAGACTGACAGTATACAGTCGCTGTATCCTAGGGAAATATATGACGTCATAAATTGTCGCCATTTTTCTACTGTGAACACTGGTGTTTTCGAGGTAAGGTGCTCTCAGTGCTTTAATCACGTGATCAATAGCGTTCACAAATTTAACAGCTTCCactattgataattattattattgaatattgtCATTTAAAAATACCGGCCGTTAAgaacaaaaatggaaaatttgaagaaattgtgTTTATTGCAGtgtgaaacaaatattatgtatgaaataaaagtaacgccaaaaaatgtcgatcacAGTATACTGTACTGCGTTCCGTTTTAAACAGTAATCAGCATGGCTAACTATAAAGGAACGGCTTTGCAGTATACTAAATTGACGTCACACCTTACAGTGCTCGCAGTGTATATCGGAACACACCCATTATTGACATGTGACAAATGCCCGCAATGCACGCGGAACGTAATGACCAGAACGTCTATGATTGGGTCTCGGAAAACTCCCTAGATTCCGACTCCGTTCCGGATCCGTGAATTCTGACCCATGGGAACACAGCCTTATATTTCAGAATACACCCTATATCTTCGCGATAAAATTCGGTGTCTCACTTCCTGAGGTTGTCTGTTGCGTCGTCACAGCATTTCTAGTAGTTCTAGTGCAACCAGTGAAAAGCGATATTATATAACCGGTGGTCGTGCATATGTCAAATTCAAGTTTAATAGAGGAAATCTTTACTTTCTACGGTTTCGTGTGATGTGTGACGAGAAAATAATGTACAGAAATCCTAGATTTATTAGAGTTTCCCGTATGGGTTGTACTCTGTTCATAATATTACTGTTATTTCACAAGTCACACTTTGTATCACCTGAAGATGACAACCTTAACCTCAAAGATGTGAATGTGCAGAATACTACTGatgatatattttcttcaacgGTCATTCCCAAGCTCGAAGATAAAAGTATTCTGCCAAATCTGAATGTTCCCAAACTCCATGCTTCAAACACTCAGATAAATGATTCACGTAATCAGGATATCGAACTTGGCTCAGCCAGCAATCGTGTCAGCATATCAACCGAGCTGTCAACAACTGGTACAAAGACAGTACAGATGAGCGTTGCCTCTGACATTGCTAAGACCTTGGATAATCGTTCAGGAATTCTCACCACAGataattcaattatatcgACCGTGCTACATAATTCGAGAACagataaaaattcgataaacataacctcGGACCTCACGACGGTTGCTCAAAGTTCAGAAACAGCAAATATGACTAATACCAGTACAACAACTGCCGCATCAGTTGAACCAGTTTTACCAGATAAAGGCTCTGCGGAAGAAGAGCACAATAGTTCAATGTCCATATTTTTTGTACTCTGCGTCTTAGCTCTTGGAATTTTACTTATCCATTTAATGCTCCAGACTAATTTCCAGTACTTGCCAGAATCTGTGGTTATAGTTTTTCTTGGTGGTGCAATTGGAATGATAATCAATCTAATGTCAAATCAAAATATAGCTAATTGGCGTAAAGAGGAAGCATTCTCTCCTACTGCATTTTTCCTTGTGCTTTTACCTCCTATTATATTTGAGTCTGGCTACAATTTGCACAAGGGAAACTTCTTCCAAAATATTGGTAGCATTTTGGTATTTGCCATTGTTGGTACTGCCATATCGGCATTCGTTATTGGTGCCGGTATTTATCTTCTTGGCCTTGCTGAAGTTGCTTACAAGCTGAGCTTTGTTGAGAGCTTTGCATTTGGTTCTCTGATATCTGCTGTCGACCCAGTTGCAACAGTTGCCATTTTTCATGCACTTGATGTGGATCCAGTTCTCAACATGTTGGTTTTTGGCGAGTCGATTCTCAATGACGctatttcaattgttttaaCAACTTCTGTACTTGAGTCTAATAACGCAGCTACCACTAGCGAAGCAATTATATTGGGAATAAACAGGTTCTGCTTAATGTTTTTCGCCTCCGCTGGTATTGGCGTCGTTTTTGCCCTCATTAGTGCCCTCCTCCTAAAGCATGTTGATTTGAGAAGAAATCCATCCCTTGAATTTGGGTTAATGCTGGTCTTCACCTACGCACCATACGTACTTGCAGAAGGAATACATTTATCAGGTGAGAGTTAAACGAAAAACTAAATCTTAATTCTTTGCAAACTACTGTCATTAATAAAGTCATTGCAAAAATCGGTTCCAACTACTTTACATTGACTCTGGTGATATGAGAATATTGAAGCAGAAGACACACAATCTAAACTTTAGAATATAAATGTCACCGATACTtgttgaagatgaaaatttttcgagattTAGGTATTTGCCATCTCAATGTTAAAAGTAGTGgggtttttaaaaatttagtaaCTAAGTCGTGGGATTTCATTAAATGGCTGCAGCTGGATTGGAATCGGTGTGTCTCCACCCCCTTCTCTGCATTTGATTATTATGTGTGGTATATATTACGACTTATATGAAGTAAAAGCCTTCAAAAAAAAGTCCTTGCAATGAAAATCTGTCTACAAAAGGAATCgcggaaaagaaatttcgatATACTTTGTTGCTGAATTGATCCTTCTGAAGCACGTCACAAATCGATGCACTCTCATGAGATAAAATTTacagaagaaaaattacatgtTTCAccatgtaaaaaaatctgagctttctgaaaaaagttttcattgCTGACAAAATGGCGGTTAATTTAGAAGACCATTTTATTAGAATTGAACTCGAAATTTCAAGGTTTTCTGGACAAGCAAGAAAATTGGGGTTATTGTTCGAAGCTTAATGCACCTAATTAAATAGTATCATGAAAGGTATTCTTGATGTTGTACGTAATAATCTTTTTATTACCGAAAAAATTGGGAAGGAATTAAATAAATCAAGAACAAAAAACTACAATATCTTTGAATCCTTAAATCGATTTAAAATTGTGTAGCAGTTGTATatccttaccgaccgagtcaTGCTATTGTTATCGTTCATTCTTTAATCACCTGAACAAAGTTTACCAGAATTTCAACGGTTTTTTTATTGCAGAGTATGCGGAAGGTAATTTCTAGGTGCACacttattgaaaaatttgtggttTCTGGCTACCTGTGACTATCTTTATATTCCACTGTTTTTTTAAGGTATAGTGCCTTCTCTGAATAGGGCCGCTACGGGacaagagggaaattgattttCCACGAATCGGAGGCCCACCGCCAGTCATCCTTGAGcttgtaaatttcattttttttgcgCGGCCCTATTGAGACTTGTGCTTTAAGGAATAGCTTGGGCCAGGGAATGGGGGACAACAACCGAGTATGAAACAGATGTCTCTAAACCCGGACCAACCacataattttttcgaaatgataTCAAAACTCATTTAATGCTAATTTTGTGTCCTAACCCCGATTTTGGTGCTCTAACCCCTTTCGAGATACGTGTGGTCAACCTAGGTTTACGAAAAGCTGGACCGACCACAAAAAACTTTTACATTGACGGAATACAGGAATCACAATGacacaaaaatcaaaatttgatgcTATTTTTGTACTTCAACCCCCATTTTGGCGCTCCAACCCTTTCCAAGACATCCGTGGTTAACCTAGCCTTACGTAAAGCTGGACCGAccacaatattttttcccgaATCCGATTAAATTATCAGAACGGGGATGCGATAGAAAATTGATGCTTTTTTACTGCGTCAAGAATACATATGTGCGAATTTCAACCAACCATCGCTCTAGTGAAAAAAACAGGAACTACAACAGGTTAGTTGAGGTACATCTGAGTTCCTATTTTCCATGAACTATTTAATGCGATATTCGATAAGAATGTGATGTGAATGAATTAAAGCGATAATCGGCTAGAATGTGATGTGAATGAGTTAATGCGATAATAGACCTATGTGAAGTTGGCAACCCACTAAACGGAAAGGCATTTTTGGAGTTTATTCCTTGAGAAACGATTTGAGTTATAAGGCCCGGTACGGAAATTTTATGAGGAGTAAAATCAAGTGTAACACGGAAACTTGAGGCGTTAAgtagaaagagacaaacatATATATCTGTAGTATTGAACCtgcaaaagaatgagatgGAATACATTACACACCGTATCCTATCCTCGGGGCCTCCTCTTTGTGCGATGCTTCGTAGTCTCACTGTATAGATAACTACCTCTGGTCTGAGAGTTGAATGTGTGCGTATGTTTGCAATTGTGTGTTGTGTGCCTACGTATTACGAAGTTCTGCCGCAACTTGTATGTAGTATACGGCATCGTCACAAAACTGTTCGACAAATGCCCAAGTATTGAAGAGATTTCTACATTTGACTGTGGGTGCTCAccgcgataaaaaaaagttgcgcGTTATCCCTCTTCAATGCAACGTATTGAATCAATCGGATTTTGAAGATTTCCTAACCTTCCAAGTTCCGCTGaaaggaaaacgaaaatatagGAAAAACTGCTCTGGCTTcgtgaaaacatttttaaaaactggTGAATTTCGCATGATTACAaaggtttaaaaattgaagggTGGATACATCGGAGTTTTTAGTTATAATTCTACcttggatataaaaatttgttaatttccTCACATCACCcgtatgtattttattatgtGATTCCTTATATATTTTATGGAATTTACAAGACAaatcgtgtaaaaaattacaggCTGAATTCATTCATAACATTTGATGTTTGCTCAAATGGACATTTTCAGTAAGGCAAGATTTTCTTTAGTACACGCGCAATTTTGAGCGAATCAATTTCACGCGCTGTGTCATTGAGAGTAAGTTACCTAATCCCAATTTTAGGTGCCGTCAGTTATGCCTTCGATGCTTCTCAACTCAAACTTTCCTGATAAATGTTGCGAGAAATAGCATGTGTTTGACTGATGTGATTACAGCACTCGTCTTCTGTTTGTGCCACTAATTCCGGACTCGCTTTGTGTGGACGCAATACTTGCTTTCAACTCACGCTGCAAATTTCACATTCGTCAGAAATCGCCTACTTTCCACACTTGTTACCCAATGGTATATTACTCTCGTTTTCGGCTTGAGCCGCAAACTTCACACGCGCAAAAATCGACTAATGTTCGCACTTGTAACAGTTGCAACCCAATATACTATTATccaacaaaatgaaaaaatattaataaattcacAGGACCCTTCATATTCATCAAACTTGACGATAGTAGCCAGCTTCTATTGCGCAAAATTCCACTGCGGTTTCATAAACCATTGGGATCTGGTATCACCCGCTATTTGCTAGTTGAGCTTTCTCATTTTCGAGCACAGGCACCACGAACTCGTTTGTCAGGTGACGACGATAAAAATCTCCAGTAGGGCATTACGCAACAATGAGCTTACGACCACCACGCTCTTGTATAGAATACGATGATACGTGCCAAAAAGAAACATCGCCTCGTCCGCCCAAGCATACGCTCATCTGATTATAGACGCCAaaacatatataataaaatttaactaGCTTgacgataaattgaaattccgaTTTCCTCTAACCCTACCAATATGTAATCTACTTCGAAGAGACTAAAGTGCTTTTcatatttaaaatataaaactcTTACGCCTTACGTGGCGTAAGCCAGATATTGCATTTCGATTACTGTAAAGATCAACCTTcgtttctatattttataatgtttttgtacatgtatacgtcCACTTCGTGGCTCGGTTCATCACGCATGTTTTACGTCTctctattttataatatttatgtacTCGTCCATTTTGTGGCTCTGTTCATTACTATTATTCTACATTTTAGATtccataatatttatatatccaTATACTTCGTGCTGTATTTACAATTCTGGATTTTCACCGGCTCCTCATATGCCATTCAATAAACATCCAATCtgctttaatttttctcactaaCACGCTCCCAGCGGCATTGAAGTAATTACTGAATTTTACACACTAAGGCTTTCTTGACGCATGCGCATTTTGCAATAACTTAATATTACGCATGGCCTTTACGCACCTAAAATGATTCATGGGTTCAACCTGAAGTTAGCGCGATTAGTTTGGGATTCAGTAAGACGGGTCTATGGCTCTGGTTCTCTCAAGTGCCCTTGAtctattttttgtaaattattatattacattcgTTTGCTTctgaaatcaaactttcctACGCAGGTGTTAGCAAAGTGGTGTCACACGTGTGGATGGGCGATGTTAAACTCATGTGTTTACCACACTCATCTTTGCTTAGGGCTGACAGCATACCTATAAACATGGAAGAAGAATCGATGCCGAAAAAGTGTTCGAgctgaagagagagagagggacgTAGTAAAATTAGATAGTTAGACACCGTAAGAAACTAGTCTTATTACTTCCCTCTCTATGCCGTTTTCACTTACACGAAAGGGGATGTATTCCGCCAGGGAACTATGGCAGTCCAGTAATagtatattttgaattttctaactaGTGGTTGGTACTATTTACTGGTCATTTACTGCCAAAGTGTTCCACCGTGCTGGGCAGTAACAGTGACGGATTTGATCTTCAATTTCGGGTGaagattaaaataaaatatatcattTATATCGTCACTATCACTACTACTAGATGAGGTGAAAAAATGATCTACGATTGTGAATACTTCTGCGTTATCCATAATAATTTCCTGAGTATAAAAATGAAGTGGAATTCCTCAATATTTTGACGTGCagcaataattataaattaggTTAAGTTTGTTAAGTAAGAATTAGGTtacttgatttatttttgtaaattattaaaaCGGAACACTGAAACATTCTCACAAAAAATTGTCTATAAAGATAATGATTATATTTGAATTGTAAAAGatcacaataaattatatttatttcggaTTTGTTCGAGAGGCTATTCTAACGACAATAACACTTGTTTACTGTCCAGCACGGTGGAACACTTTGGCAGTAAATAGTACCAACCACtagttagaaaattcaaaatatactATTACTGGACTGCCACAGTTCCCTGGCGGAATACACCCAGGGTTCCTCCATGTCCCTATGCTCTAAGGTCTTGGCGCATGCTGTGTTTACACTAGACTCGTGCGATTACAGATCTCGTATTCGTATAAATGAGGCACTCGATTTTGCCGCTCACACTCACCAGAAACCATCCGCTATTCGCACTTAtaacacaatatactattcaGTGCAATCTCTCAATAGGGCCGTTTCGCCGCTTTCATATGTCTCTAAGCCTGCACTGACctcatcattttttcgaaatgagaCCAACACTCTAATTTGGTGCTATTATTGTACTCCAACCACCATTTTAGTGCTCCAACCCTTTCCGAGACATCCGTGATTAACCTAACCTTATGTAAAGCACGACCGatcgcaatattttttcccgaATGCGATTAAATATCGGAACGAGGATGCGATGGAAATTTGATGGTTTTTTGGTGTTTCGAGAATACATAAGTGCGAATTTGAACCAACTATCGCTCGAGAGAAAAAAGCACGCTCAAGCCTCAAATACAAAATAAGCACACTTCGTACCACTACAAATATTGGACAAAAAACATTCTTTGTTGATACATGTTTAATACAATATGTTCAAGCAACATAATTCGACCAACCCTCAATATAAAAATCCACCCCTTAGATACGAAGATGAATATGGGCAAATGACATTTAATGTAATATTAGTCAGCAACAAAGTAGAACgccagaaaaaaatcaatgaaaatattcgaatcAGACTGTCACAAACCTTGAAAATTGACATTATTTAAGGTTGTTTTTGTTGCAATAAGAGAGCCCCAATTTTCGGAGGGATGAAAGTTGAATAAACTGGTACGAATTCACCATTTCCCTGCTCTCAGGATACTTGCATATTTATCCGCACTCCCTCAGGGCGAAAACCCGACGGAGATGTTTTGGGTCACGACTGAAGAACCCCTAATGTTCGAGCAATTAAACTCAAATAATTTGGAACTGTTTTGGTAATTTTGGTCCTCTTAAAATATCAAGTCgttgattttgattttcaactccGAGCAGCTAAATCTCGAGAGGGATCGTTTGGCTTACGAGTAAAGTGCCTCTAATTTTCGTGCAgtcaaattgaaataatttagtGCTCTTAAAATATCGAATCATCGATTTTTAGTTTGAACCCCTCGCAACTGAAATTCGAGAGGCATGATTCGCTTCACGAGTAAAGTCACCCTAATTTCCGAGGAACCGAATTGATATAATTTGGTGCACTTAGAATATCAAGccgtcgatttttattttcaaccctTCGCAACTGAAACTC from Neodiprion lecontei isolate iyNeoLeco1 chromosome 1, iyNeoLeco1.1, whole genome shotgun sequence includes these protein-coding regions:
- the LOC107222579 gene encoding sodium/hydrogen exchanger 8 encodes the protein MCDEKIMYRNPRFIRVSRMGCTLFIILLLFHKSHFVSPEDDNLNLKDVNVQNTTDDIFSSTVIPKLEDKSILPNLNVPKLHASNTQINDSRNQDIELGSASNRVSISTELSTTGTKTVQMSVASDIAKTLDNRSGILTTDNSIISTVLHNSRTDKNSINITSDLTTVAQSSETANMTNTSTTTAASVEPVLPDKGSAEEEHNSSMSIFFVLCVLALGILLIHLMLQTNFQYLPESVVIVFLGGAIGMIINLMSNQNIANWRKEEAFSPTAFFLVLLPPIIFESGYNLHKGNFFQNIGSILVFAIVGTAISAFVIGAGIYLLGLAEVAYKLSFVESFAFGSLISAVDPVATVAIFHALDVDPVLNMLVFGESILNDAISIVLTTSVLESNNAATTSEAIILGINRFCLMFFASAGIGVVFALISALLLKHVDLRRNPSLEFGLMLVFTYAPYVLAEGIHLSGIMAILFNGIVMSHYTHFNLSTVTQITMQQTMRTLAFIAETCVFAYLGLALFSFRHRVEPALVVWSVILCLIGRAANIFPLALLVNRFREHQITKKMMFIMWFSGLRGAISYALSLHLDFSDETRHVIITTTLIIVLFTTLIFGGSTMPLLKFLRAEKKTRTNSSRRKRRDKEISLSKTREWGQTIDSEHLSELTEEEMEVSFLQSRIRGFARWDLKFFIPFFTRRFTQQELKDCKSQMTDLTNQWYQAIRISPIDSEDEMSTTASTAQLNLSTGDDRQRTSNNKPKKTGHPRHGSILSI